The sequence TGGGTTAAGACGGCGAGTGCAAGCTTAGATGGTTCTTCCGTAAAAGTGTGCACAGTCATCGGCTTCCCGTTAGGCGCTTCAACGGCTGCGGTCAAAAAGTTCGAAACTTCTGACGCGATTAGCAATGGCGCAACTGAAATAGACATGGTCATTAACATCGGTGCATTAAAAAGCGGTGATGATGCTACAGTCAAAGAAGATATACTTTCTGTCGTAGAAGCTGCAAAAGGTTCGGCGATTGTAAAAGTCATCATTGAAACATCTCTTTTGACGGATATCGAAAAGAGAAAAGCATGTGAATTAGCACTTTCCGCAGGAGCTGATTTCGTCAAAACTTCTACCGGATTCTCTACAGGCGGCGCTACAGTA is a genomic window of Sporosarcina oncorhynchi containing:
- the deoC gene encoding deoxyribose-phosphate aldolase, translating into MTKNYASYIDHTALKADTTKEQILSLCEEAKTYSFASVCVNPAWVKTASASLDGSSVKVCTVIGFPLGASTAAVKKFETSDAISNGATEIDMVINIGALKSGDDATVKEDILSVVEAAKGSAIVKVIIETSLLTDIEKRKACELALSAGADFVKTSTGFSTGGATVADIKLMRAVVGPEMGVKASGGVRNFDDMEMMIEAGATRIGASSGVQIMQGLESNSDY